One Flavobacterium sp. 90 DNA segment encodes these proteins:
- a CDS encoding helix-turn-helix transcriptional regulator, with translation MSTAIKPKHIGRNISRIRELKDMKQEALAQALGISQQTISAIENSETVDEQRLIEIAKVLGVSAEAIKSFSEEAVFNIIGNTIQDNGTLSTTTGNFNCTFNPLDKVVELYERLVQAEKDKVEYLEKLLNGK, from the coding sequence ATGAGTACAGCAATAAAACCAAAACATATCGGCAGAAATATAAGCCGTATCAGAGAGCTTAAAGATATGAAACAGGAAGCTCTGGCGCAGGCTTTAGGAATAAGTCAGCAGACGATTTCGGCTATTGAAAACAGTGAAACTGTAGACGAACAAAGATTAATTGAGATAGCAAAAGTTCTTGGAGTTTCTGCTGAAGCAATTAAGAGCTTTTCGGAAGAAGCGGTTTTTAATATTATTGGAAATACCATTCAAGATAATGGTACGCTTTCGACTACGACAGGTAATTTTAATTGCACTTTTAATCCTTTAGATAAAGTTGTAGAACTTTACGAACGTTTGGTGCAAGCTGAAAAAGATAAAGTTGAGTATTTGGAGAAGTTATTGAACGGGAAATAA
- a CDS encoding homoserine kinase gives MTQIKLFCPATIANLSCGFDVLGLCLDNAGDEMIVRKVDQKGIRITKIVGADLPLETEKNVSGVAALAMLEAYERDFEAITFGFEIEIYKHIKAGSGIGSSAASSAGAVFGINELLGKPYSRKDLVQFAMQGEKLASGNAHADNVAPALLGGFTLVRSYAPLDIIRIDSPEELFATVVHPQIELKTSDARSVLKQNVSLKSAIMQWGNVGGLIAGLYTKDYDLIGRSLHDEIVEPLRSVLIPGFDQIKQTALENGALGSGISGSGPSIFALSRGKNTANQIAKAMSEVYENMNLPYEIHVSKINPDGVRIL, from the coding sequence ATGACACAAATAAAACTATTTTGTCCCGCTACAATTGCAAATCTCTCCTGCGGATTTGACGTACTTGGACTTTGCTTAGACAATGCGGGCGATGAAATGATTGTTCGAAAAGTAGATCAAAAAGGAATTCGAATCACAAAAATTGTGGGTGCCGATTTACCTTTAGAAACCGAGAAAAATGTTTCGGGAGTTGCGGCTCTTGCAATGCTTGAAGCTTACGAAAGAGATTTTGAAGCAATAACTTTCGGATTCGAAATCGAAATCTACAAACATATCAAAGCCGGAAGCGGAATTGGAAGCAGCGCTGCAAGTTCTGCCGGAGCCGTTTTTGGAATTAATGAATTATTAGGAAAACCATATTCTCGCAAAGATTTGGTTCAATTTGCTATGCAAGGCGAGAAATTAGCCAGCGGAAACGCTCACGCTGACAACGTTGCTCCTGCCCTTTTGGGAGGTTTTACTTTGGTAAGAAGTTATGCTCCGCTTGATATTATCCGAATTGATAGTCCGGAAGAATTGTTTGCAACCGTGGTTCATCCGCAAATTGAATTGAAAACTTCGGATGCGCGTTCGGTATTAAAACAAAATGTTTCCCTGAAAAGTGCCATTATGCAATGGGGAAATGTGGGCGGATTAATCGCAGGTTTATACACCAAAGATTACGATTTGATTGGAAGATCGCTTCATGATGAAATCGTTGAACCTTTAAGAAGTGTTTTGATTCCGGGTTTTGATCAAATCAAACAAACGGCATTAGAAAACGGCGCTTTAGGTTCGGGAATCTCAGGTTCTGGTCCGTCGATTTTTGCTTTAAGCAGAGGAAAAAATACCGCAAACCAAATCGCAAAAGCCATGAGCGAGGTTTACGAAAACATGAATTTGCCGTATGAAATTCACGTTTCGAAAATTAATCCGGATGGTGTTAGGATATTGTAA
- a CDS encoding serine hydrolase domain-containing protein, with product MKHKFPFLPITLLLFFVSNQTIFAQKDNYSAKIDSLIKTSSVRPFNGAILVSQKEKIKYSKAYGYSDFTKKTPLKLDDPFVILSNSKQITAVLILQEVEKGKIVLITPIKKYLPNLKQPWTSTVTVENLLNHTSGIADLDKPTIFPAGTQFKYSDLNYILLAQIIERVTNKTYENVVTELFKKNNMRDSFFPNDSNKDEVVNGRQFSKDNTTKEIKGVIVPRERIPAAGLVSTVEDLAIWNNLLHNAKLLNVGTYGRMTSYTITNQHSVFGDKEIGYGYGIRINDESKIKEFGHTGIVPDQGFTSVNLYYPKTQTSIIILENQAFDNLDISYYFESEIRKIVLNSGLLD from the coding sequence ATGAAACACAAGTTCCCTTTTCTTCCTATTACCTTACTCCTATTTTTTGTATCAAATCAAACTATTTTTGCTCAAAAAGATAATTATAGCGCCAAAATAGACAGTTTGATTAAAACAAGTTCGGTTCGACCTTTTAACGGAGCTATTCTGGTATCTCAAAAAGAAAAAATCAAATATTCTAAAGCTTACGGTTATTCAGATTTCACAAAGAAAACACCTTTGAAACTAGATGATCCTTTTGTCATTTTATCAAATAGCAAGCAAATTACCGCTGTTTTAATTCTTCAGGAAGTCGAAAAAGGGAAAATAGTTTTAATTACTCCTATAAAGAAATATTTACCAAACTTAAAACAACCCTGGACAAGTACTGTAACTGTCGAAAATTTGTTAAATCATACTTCGGGGATTGCTGATCTTGACAAACCAACGATTTTTCCTGCCGGAACTCAATTTAAATACTCTGATTTAAATTATATTTTATTGGCACAAATTATAGAAAGGGTAACTAACAAAACTTACGAAAATGTTGTAACCGAATTGTTCAAAAAGAACAATATGAGAGATAGTTTTTTTCCGAATGACTCTAACAAAGATGAAGTTGTAAACGGTCGCCAATTTTCAAAAGACAATACAACCAAAGAAATAAAAGGTGTTATTGTTCCCCGAGAAAGAATTCCTGCTGCAGGACTTGTCAGCACGGTTGAAGATTTAGCTATTTGGAACAATTTATTGCATAATGCCAAACTTTTGAACGTAGGAACTTATGGCAGAATGACTTCTTATACGATCACAAATCAACATTCGGTTTTTGGCGATAAAGAAATTGGTTATGGATATGGAATCCGAATAAACGATGAATCAAAAATCAAAGAATTTGGTCATACCGGAATTGTGCCCGACCAAGGATTTACATCGGTAAATTTATATTATCCAAAAACTCAAACAAGCATCATTATTCTGGAAAACCAAGCTTTTGACAATTTAGATATCTCTTATTATTTTGAATCCGAAATAAGAAAGATTGTATTGAATAGTGGATTGTTGGATTAA
- a CDS encoding methyltransferase domain-containing protein has product MKRRNFIKSTLLFVTSVQMFPNTILSFATEVHSNFKYIYTNSKLKNQFFLFLKNVFNLYPETEFHKLIYDNTISKTTDKEIYIATQSKLDDITPILSGLRYQLPALMHQKNEMSVETVALLGEGTSYNGYLEIGSSGRYLDYLEESISIKGKRYYADGRKPKYSFTEMVERGQIAVGAEYIQFTNYETKFADHVPKNSLDLVTVYIGFHHCPIDLRTQYISSIRDTMRVGGKLILRDHNCDTEDQKVLVALAHDVFNLGVNETWEYNAKEVRNFYSLDFICDFVEKIGFKFTKKTLYQKGDPTKNALMVFTKI; this is encoded by the coding sequence ATGAAGAGACGAAATTTTATTAAATCAACATTGCTTTTTGTTACTTCTGTACAAATGTTTCCTAATACGATATTGAGCTTTGCAACAGAAGTTCATAGTAATTTCAAATACATTTACACCAATTCTAAGCTTAAAAATCAGTTCTTTTTGTTTTTGAAAAACGTCTTTAATTTATATCCGGAAACTGAATTCCATAAATTAATTTACGACAATACCATTTCAAAAACTACAGATAAAGAAATTTATATTGCAACACAATCAAAACTAGACGACATTACGCCTATTTTGTCAGGTCTTCGGTATCAACTTCCGGCTTTGATGCATCAAAAAAATGAAATGTCTGTAGAAACCGTTGCTTTACTTGGCGAAGGAACTTCTTATAATGGTTATCTAGAAATTGGTTCTTCGGGCAGATATCTGGATTATCTTGAAGAAAGTATTTCCATTAAAGGAAAAAGATATTATGCTGATGGTCGAAAACCAAAATATTCTTTTACCGAAATGGTCGAGCGCGGTCAAATTGCCGTTGGAGCAGAATATATTCAGTTTACTAATTACGAAACTAAATTTGCAGATCATGTACCCAAAAATAGTTTAGATCTTGTCACGGTATATATAGGTTTTCATCATTGTCCAATAGATTTACGCACGCAATACATTTCGTCTATCAGAGATACAATGCGAGTTGGCGGAAAACTTATTTTAAGAGATCATAATTGCGATACCGAAGATCAAAAAGTCTTAGTCGCACTTGCGCATGATGTTTTTAATCTGGGTGTAAATGAAACTTGGGAATACAATGCCAAAGAGGTCAGAAACTTTTATTCGTTAGACTTTATTTGTGATTTTGTAGAAAAAATTGGATTCAAATTCACTAAAAAAACATTGTATCAAAAAGGAGATCCTACCAAAAATGCTTTGATGGTTTTCACAAAAATCTAA
- the thrC gene encoding threonine synthase has protein sequence MKYYSLNHNAPKVSFQEAVIQGLASDKGLYFPENITALDPSFFDKIESLSHEEIAFEVIKQFVGDEIPAEKLKEIIADTLVFDFPVVKVEEGIYSLELFHGPTMAFKDVGARFMSRCLGYFNKDKKDSKNTVLVATSGDTGGAVASGFLGVDGVDVVILYPSGKVSDIQEKQLTTLGQNIKALEVDGVFDDCQDMVKKAFLDETLAHKNLTSANSINIARWLPQMFYFFFAYKALKSQNKPLVFSCPSGNFGNICAGIMAKKLGLPIEHFVASTNVNDTVPRFLESGKYDPKPSKATISNAMDVGNPSNFIRIQELYNNDLKAFEKDFSSYSYTDEETLVALKNIYKVDGYIAEPHGAVGYLGLKKELQKHENAIGVFLETAHPIKFLDVVEPALGITLPIPEQIKSVINEEKVSVKIGTYEELKDFLG, from the coding sequence ATGAAATACTATAGTTTAAACCATAATGCCCCAAAAGTTTCTTTTCAGGAAGCTGTAATACAAGGATTAGCGAGTGATAAAGGATTATATTTCCCCGAAAACATCACCGCTTTAGATCCGTCATTTTTTGATAAAATCGAAAGTTTAAGCCACGAAGAAATCGCTTTTGAAGTGATCAAACAATTTGTAGGCGATGAAATTCCTGCAGAAAAACTAAAAGAAATTATTGCCGATACTTTAGTTTTTGATTTTCCGGTTGTGAAAGTTGAAGAAGGCATTTATTCCTTAGAATTATTTCACGGACCAACAATGGCTTTCAAAGATGTTGGAGCGCGATTTATGTCACGTTGTCTTGGCTATTTCAATAAAGACAAAAAAGACAGTAAAAACACCGTTTTGGTAGCAACTTCGGGAGATACCGGCGGCGCTGTTGCAAGCGGATTTCTGGGTGTTGACGGCGTTGATGTTGTGATTTTATATCCGTCAGGAAAAGTAAGCGATATTCAGGAAAAACAATTGACGACTTTAGGGCAAAATATTAAAGCTCTTGAAGTTGATGGCGTTTTTGATGATTGTCAGGATATGGTAAAAAAAGCGTTTTTGGATGAAACTTTGGCGCATAAAAACCTAACCTCAGCAAACTCTATAAATATTGCACGTTGGCTGCCACAAATGTTCTATTTTTTCTTTGCTTACAAAGCTTTGAAAAGCCAAAACAAACCGTTGGTTTTCTCTTGTCCAAGTGGGAATTTCGGGAATATATGTGCCGGAATTATGGCAAAGAAATTAGGTTTACCAATCGAACATTTTGTAGCTTCTACAAACGTAAATGATACTGTACCAAGATTCTTAGAAAGCGGAAAATACGATCCAAAACCTTCTAAAGCTACAATTTCTAACGCAATGGACGTTGGAAACCCAAGTAACTTTATTAGAATTCAGGAATTATATAATAATGATTTAAAAGCTTTCGAAAAAGACTTTTCTTCTTATAGTTATACTGATGAAGAAACGCTTGTTGCCTTAAAAAACATCTACAAAGTCGACGGTTATATTGCAGAACCACACGGCGCAGTTGGATATTTAGGTTTAAAGAAAGAATTGCAAAAACATGAAAACGCAATTGGTGTTTTCTTAGAAACGGCACATCCTATCAAGTTTCTTGACGTTGTTGAACCTGCTTTAGGAATTACACTTCCGATTCCAGAACAAATTAAAAGTGTTATTAATGAGGAGAAAGTGAGTGTGAAGATTGGGACTTATGAGGAATTGAAAGATTTCTTGGGGTAA
- a CDS encoding DUF4145 domain-containing protein: MASVNSPNGANTTNGNPDQCPYCHNKITPVNIYSFHNPKTRLLDVLQKCPNEQCSLTFIAYYSHIGGASFVYTGKTTQGSLIGKVFSQTIIDISLAFNIIYNQAFTAEQQGLDEICGVGYRKALEFLIKEYAIKNNPEKKDAIEKKLLGSCIAEHVDDTRIKAVAKRAVWLGNDETHYIKKWEGKNLEDLKKLIELTVHWIEMEVLSKSFEEEMPE; this comes from the coding sequence ATGGCAAGTGTTAATAGTCCAAATGGTGCAAATACGACGAATGGCAACCCTGATCAGTGTCCTTATTGTCATAACAAAATAACCCCTGTAAATATTTACAGTTTTCACAATCCAAAAACTCGTTTATTGGATGTATTGCAAAAATGTCCAAATGAACAATGCTCGCTGACTTTTATTGCATATTACTCACATATTGGAGGTGCTTCTTTTGTTTATACTGGAAAAACCACACAGGGAAGTTTGATAGGAAAAGTCTTTTCACAAACCATTATTGATATTTCCCTTGCTTTTAATATCATTTATAATCAAGCTTTTACTGCTGAACAACAAGGTTTAGATGAAATATGTGGTGTTGGTTATCGTAAAGCTTTAGAATTTCTAATTAAGGAATATGCAATTAAAAATAACCCCGAAAAGAAAGATGCAATTGAAAAGAAACTCCTTGGTTCTTGTATTGCAGAACATGTCGACGACACAAGAATCAAAGCAGTTGCAAAAAGAGCTGTTTGGTTAGGAAATGATGAAACACATTATATAAAAAAATGGGAAGGAAAAAATCTTGAAGATTTGAAAAAACTAATTGAATTAACTGTTCATTGGATTGAAATGGAAGTATTATCCAAAAGCTTTGAAGAAGAAATGCCTGAATAA